Proteins encoded within one genomic window of Gadus macrocephalus chromosome 18, ASM3116895v1:
- the itga3b gene encoding integrin alpha-3b yields the protein MARSLRWLFFGVLSFSCSTLPCIGFNLDERFPVIKEGKTSGSFFGFSVALHKQTVGSQKYLLLVGAPKEKAENLKNVNETGAVYFCPITTVTTDCSRVDFNSSTQTPLEKDDQSEMVEGMWLGVTVASQKDLPDGRMLACGHRYVKLYPGGSEKQRRMVGKCYVRGNNLTYDPNDLWQNNQYEFCNPAFDKDLEGMCNLGISGGITGTDVYIGSPGSFNWQGNVHITWRNPDPNSAWDSDDKQFGQKKTYNNYMGYSVLQDKKLLSRDDYTLVTGSPRDESKGSVTLASTNNKILPQLLVIPGQQVGSYFGNSLAITDLNNDDWNDLIVGAPFYFDRSKDHGGAVYVYMNENGSFRKEPSMVLKGPVSSAFGFALAAIGDVDQDGFQDFAVGAPFHETGKVYIWMGSNEGITEKYSQVIEGKSVGDGNFKTFGYSLNGGMDMDDNSYPDLLVGSMDDRIALLRTRPVIHLSKEFTVQPKIVDPTKCNNIGKACIRAKVCFSYTLSNGNKGLQKEVVVRYTIEADMDRWKTARVYFRSTKNATYTASISLSSPDQKCQKLELNVITTVRDKLDPVVFELTMALQELKPDAQGLQDLDSFPILSQEQKTTQRAEFHFHKECGSDNNCNSNLQLTAEYAPEGTDEPYPRKDLDQVLQYDSNVKKVVILVEVTNLPGEGKLAEDAHEAMLNISIPKSLSYFGVRFTEGPKGECNSDGQDSVICELGNPLRSNERVKLRLIFQTRDIDLYTREIKSLLQLSTLSQQSDMHPVAVVLLVEISILTSFNIEKPHVQVYSSGEVVGESAMKKSSDVGSLVEYTFNVEVLGPSVGTMGTLAIEFEWPIEVENGKWLLYLTEIVSNMNGASEIHCFPPGDVVNPLKLNLTEESSSRKRSRRQTLVLGDPRTPPAEPPAVATLFSPRKDTVILDCATGTARCVTFTCPLVDMQTEAKVTVRSRVWNSTLLEDYSKVLRVKVKGKATLKLITDKTTIKMKSTTVDFSVDIDPVFDEEAPYEIPLWIFLVAAGAGVVLLGIISLLLWKCGFFKRANQRQMYEAKDQKAEMKIQPSETEKLTEDY from the exons GCTCCTCGTGGGAGCCCCCAAGGAGAAGGCTGAAAACCTGAAGAACGTCAATGAAACGGGCGCTGTCTACTTCTGTCCCATTACCACGGTGACGACCGACTGTTCCCGGGTGGATTTCAACTCGAGTACACAGACACCATTAGAAAAGG ATGATCAGTCAGAGATGGTGGAGGGCATGTGGCTGGGGGTGACCGTGGCCAGCCAGAAAGACCTCCCCGATGGCCGCATGCTG GCATGCGGCCATCGATACGTCAAGTTGTACCCGGGAGGGAGCGAGAAGCAGCGGCGCATGGTGGGCAAGTGCTACGTGAGGGGCAACAACCTGACCTACGACCCCAACGACCTGTGGCAGAATAACCAATACGAGTTCTGCAACCCCGCCTTCGACAAGGATCTGGAGGGCATGTGCAACTTGGGCATCTCCGGGGGCATCACGGGCACCGACGTCTACATTGGCTCGCCCGGGAGCTTCAACTGgcaag GAAACGTTCACATCACGTGGAGAAATCCAGACCCCAATAGCGCCTGGGACTCCGACGACAAGCAATTTGGTCAGAAAAAGACCTACAACAACTACATGG GTTACTCGGTCCTCCAAGACAAGAAGCTTCTGAGTCGTGACGACTACACCTTGGTGACGGGGTCTCCGAGGGACGAGTCCAAGGGCTCGGTGACACTGGCCTCGACCAACAACAAAATCCTGCCGCAGCTTCTGGTCATCCCCGGGCAGCAAGTGGGCTCGTACTTCGGGAACAGCTTGGCCATCACAGACCTCAACAACGACGA TTGGAACGACCTGATCGTGGGCGCCCCGTTCTACTTCGACCGCTCCAAAGACCACGGCGGGGCGGTCTACGTCTACATGAACGAGAACGGGTCGTTCCGGAAGGAGCCCAGCATGGTGCTGAAGGGGCCCGTCAGCTCCGCCTTTGGCTTCGCACTCGCCGCCATCGGAGACGTCGACCAAGATGGATTCCAAG ACTTTGCTGTAGGAGCCCCATTCCACGAGACGGGGAAGGTCTACATATGGATGGGAAGTAATGAGGGGATTACAGAAAAGTACAGCCAG GTTATTGAGGGAAAATCGGTAGGCGATGGGAACTTCAAGACCTTTGGCTACTCGCTGAACGGAGGAATGGACATGGATGACAACAGCTACCCAGACCTCCTGGTCGGATCCATGGACGACCGCATTGCACTGCTCag aaCCAGACCAGTCATCCACCTATCTAAGGAATTCACTGTGCAGCCGAAGATTGTCGATCCCACTAAGTGTAATAACATTGGCAAGGCCTG TATTAGAGCGAAGGTGTGTTTCTCCTACACTCTAAGCAACGGGAACAAAGGCTTACAGAAAGAAGTTG TGGTGAGGTACACCATAGAGGCCGACATGGACAGGTGGAAGACCGCACGAGTTTACTTCCGCAGCACCAAAAATGCAACCTACACAGCCTCCATCTCCCTGAGCTCCCCTGACCAGAAGTGTCAGAAACTGGAGCTTAATGTGATC ACGACGGTGAGGGACAAGCTGGACCCCGTGGTGTTCGAGCTCACCATGGCGCTGCAGGAGCTGAAGCCCGACGCGCAGGGGCTGCAGGACCTGGACTCCTTCCCCATCCTCAGCCAGGAGCAGAAGACCACCCAGAGAGCAGAG TTCCACTTCCATAAGGAGTGTGGCTCGGACAATAACTGTAACAGCAACCTGCAGCTAACAGCAGAGTACGCTCCTGAGGGCACGGATGAACCTTACCCcag aaAGGACCTGGACCAGGTGCTGCAGTACGACAGTAACGTGAAGAAGGTGGTGATCCTGGTGGAGGTGACCAACCTGCCGGGAGAAGGCAAGCTGGCGGAGGACGCCCACGAGGCCATGCTCAACATCAGCATCCCCAAGTCGCTCAGCTACTTCGGCGTCAGGTTCACG GAGGGCCCAAAGGGGGAATGTAACTCAGACGGTCAGGACTCTGTAATCTGCGAGCTGGGGAACCCACTCAGGAGCAATGAGCGC GTGAAACTGCGGCTAATTTTCCAGACCAGAGACATCGACTTGTACACGCGCGAGATCAAGTCGCTACTGCAGTTGTCAAC GCTGAGCCAGCAGAGCGATATGCATCCCGTGGCGGTGGTGCTTCTGGTGGAAATCTCCATCCTCACCTCCTTTAACAT AGAGAAGCCGCACGTCCAGGTCTACTCCAGCGGCGAGGTGGTGGGCGAGTCGGCCATGAAGAAGAGCAGTGACGTGGGCAGCCTGGTGGAGTACACCTTCAAC GTGGAGGTGCTGGGACCGAGCGTGGGCACCATGGGGACGTTGGCCATTGAGTTTGAATGGCCGATTGAGGTGGAGAACGGCAAGTGGCTGCTGTACCTCACCGAGATCGTGAGCAACATGAACGGGGCGTCAGAGATACACTGCTTCCCTCCCGGAGATGTCGTCAACCCCCTTAAGCTCAAT CTGACGGAGGAGAGCAGCAGCCGCAAAAGGAGCAGGAGGCAGACGCTGGTGCTGGGCgaccccaggaccccccccgcGGAGCCTCCGGCGGTCGCCACCCTGTTCTCGCCGCGCAAAGACACCGTGATCCTG GACTGTGCCACGGGGACGGCGCGGTGCGTCACCTTCACCTGTCCCCTCGTTGACATGCAGACCGAGGCCAAGGTCACCGTCCGCTCCCGTGTCTGGAACAGCACCCTgctagag gaCTACTCCAAGGTGCTCAGGGTCAAGGTGAAGGGAAAGGCCACCCTCAAACTGATCACAGACAAGACCACCATCAAGATGAAGAGCACCACCGtcgat TTCTCAGTGGACATAGACCCCGTGTTCGATGAGGAGGCCCCGTATGAAATCCCCCTCTGGATCTTCCTGGTGGCAGCTGGAGCCGGGGTTGTCCTTCTGGGAATCATCAGCCTCTTACTGTGGAAG tGTGGCTTCTTCAAGAGAGCCAACCAGAGGCAGATGTACGAGGCCAAGGACCAGAAAGCAGAGATGAAGATCCAGCCATCGGAGACTGAGAAGCTGACCGAAGACtactga